The genomic window GATGGCGCGCTCCCTGCTGTTCAAGGGCATACGCAAGCACCAGATTGCCAGCCGGGATAACGACGATATTGATATTGATTTTCTGAAAGAAGCCATGCTGGCCGCCCAGCGCCTGGAGAGCACGGCAGAGATGAGCCACAAGCGCGATGCGGAAATCCGCCAGGCCTATGCTGAGGAAACGGCGAATGCCGTCAGTGAAGCGCTACGTGGGCAGGAGGGCATGAGTCACCAGATGGAAAGCAAAATCCGCGACATTTTGCTGGGTAAAGCCTAATGCATTTTTCAACAGTTTGATTTTTCATGTAAATTGCCAATGCAAACCGCTGAACAGCCGTCCACTATGCACCGATTGACCGATCCGCGCAAAATTGACTTGCGCGAGGCCACCCTTGCCTGCGGCGTCGATGTGCCCGAATCACTGTCGTTACCCGAAAATGAACCGGTATTTTTGCCTTATCAACAACGCTGGTTCCTCGACGACAGCCCGGTGTGCATTGCCGAAAAATCCCGCCGTACCGGCCTGACCTGGGCCGAGGCCGGGCGTAACGTCATCACCGCCAGCAAGTTGCGGCGCGATGGCGGACGCAATGTGTTTTACGTCGGCAGCAAGAAGGAGATGGCGCTGGAATATATTGCCGCCTGCGCGCTGTTTGCCTGCGCTTTTAACCAGCTGGCCCAGGCCGATGTTTACGAGTCCACCTTCTGGGACAGCGAGAAGCACGAGGAAATCCTCCAGTACATGCTCCGCTTTCCTCACAGCGGCTTTAAAATTCAGGCGTTAAGCTCTCGCCCTTCCAACCTCCGAGGCTTGCAGGGCGACGTGGTGATTGACGAGGCGGTGTTCCATGAATCCCTTGAAGAACTGCTCAAGGCGGCGCGGCTGGATGTCCTGAGTGCGATCCGTGACGAGGTGGATAGAGCAAAATCACAGGGAATATCCCGGTAGGAGTTTATCAACATGCTGACGCCCCGGCTGCAAAAGCTCGGGTGGTGGAGGAAGCAGGTCGTGGTGGACAGCCAGGGCAATGCCGAAGCCGTGCAACTGGGCAGCGCCCGCCGTCTGGCGACGATATATAACGTCAATACCCGCCCAACGGGTTTAACTGCCGTTGCCGGGTACGCGCCTTGTCAAAACGCCGACTGAATGAGTTGGGCCTGCGCGTTACGGAAGATGCCGGTCAGCTACACACTCATGAGGCAGAGGCGGGTGTCGATAAGCGTAGTGGGGAAATCGTCACCACCCCCGTTACCACCTTTGATGATGGCAAGGTAAAAATGACGCCGGATGTGGGCTGGTCCTATCACCCCGGCGCGGCGGCGTTCGGTGTTGACCAGACAATGATCCGCAAACTCCTTGAGGTCAAAGACGCGGCGCTGCGTGAAGCCGTGGTGCAGGAGCTGAACAACAAGCCCGGTGCGTCAGTTGAGTTTTTCGCTGTGGGCCACGCGCATTATGCAAAGCCGGCGTGCCGGTAACGGCATTCACACGCTGGTTTTTTTGCCGGAAGCCATCGCCCGTGCGGTACAGGCGCGCACTGGGCAAGCACCGCCCCTTCTGCTGGCGATGAGCGAAAAAACCTGTTGCATGCCGACAGTGACAAGCACCATAAAACCGGTGTGTCACATTGTTGCCCGAGGATGTGGTCGCACTCCTCCCTGGCTTGCTGGCAAAGCCGCAGGCCGTATTATGAGATAAACGCCACAAAAACCTGATTATCATTGCGAAAATCTCTGACGACGGACACATGAAAATTGCTGTGAATGCCCCTTACGGTGTCAGGAAACATCCTGATAGCCTGGATATAGTCATTAATGCCTATCGTGTCAAGCTTGATGATCTAAAATCGGATATTGCAGGTGAAAAATTGGAATTATTGGCGGGAAAGCTGGATTAGGTCGATGGTAGGAGTCGAACCTGCATACATGCCGCACCTCGAAAGGCTCACACCGCTTTACCGTTAAGAGTACATCGATCTGTATGTATATTAGTCACAAAGCCCCTGGAGGGCAAGATGTCGCAGACTGAATTAACCGCAGTGATTGATCGCAAGCGTCTGCAAACCCTGTTTGCTGAACTGTAGCGCCTTGGCGACGACGGCAAGGCGATCACCCGTATCGTCGCCGCCAGTCTCCTTTCCTACACTGAGCAGGCGTTTGAGCGCGAACGCGCGCCGGATACTGGGGCGGCCTGGGCACCCTTGAGCGATCCGTATCGCCGCTAGCGTGAGCGGCACGGCTATAGCCCGATCAAGGTGTTGACCCGCGAGGGCGATATGGCGTGCTCGGTGAGCATCGACTGGGGCGATAGCTGGGCGCGTATCGGGGCCAATGCGCCGCAGGCGGCCATCCATCAGTGGGGCGGCAAACCGGGGATGCGTCCGGGGCCGGCAGCTATCCCGGCCCGACCGTTTATGGGACTGGATCCTACCGGCGAGCGGGATATCCTCGACACCCTGGCACAACGCCTGTCCAAAGCCCTGCACCCATAAGCGCCAGTGCGCCCCACTACGCGATGATGACGGAGAAGTGGCACCTTGAAAAAATCTTTTGAACGCGCCACGGCGTTTTTGAAGGGGTTTTGAACGGGGTTATGCAGGCGATCGCCCGCCGGCCATGTCCGGGCGCGTGACGGTTACCCCGAGACGCCCGCCGAGGGCTGGCTGATTAACGAGGCCGCATTTAACCGCATGGTGGCGCGGGTGGTGGCGCTCAATCAACCTGTCAAAATCGATTATAACCACCAGACGCTGTTTAAACCGGAAGCGGCCCCGGCGGCCGGCTTTGTTCCGGCTACACCGGCGAGTTTTCGCTGGGACGACAAGACCGGGGTCTGGGTCAAGCCGGACTGGAACCCGCCGGCGCTTGAGCGTCTGAAAAACAACAAATTCCCCTATTTTTCGCCGGTGATGGGCTATGATGGGCATGCGCCCAGTGGCCGCTCTGAGCGCCGAAGATATCTACCAGGCGTTAACTGTTCCCCCTTCCTCCCCTAAGGAGCCTGCAATGAATCAATCGTTAACAGCACTGCTGGCCGCGCTGGGCCTGACGGTGCCGGCGGGCGTCGAGCTGACCGATGAGGTCGCCACCGCCGCCCTGTCCGCTGACCTGAACGCGCTGAAAACCCAGGCACCGACGGAGGTAGTGGATTTACGCCGCTATGTACCGGTCGATACCTATAACGCGGTGCGTGAGCAGGTGGTGTCACTGTCTGCCGACCTGGGTAAGACCACCCTGGCGCAGACGCTGGACAAGGCCGAGCAGGATGGGCGGATATTGAAATCCGAACGACCCTACCTGGAATCGCTCGGCGACCAGATTGGCGTGACGGCACTGTCGGCGCAGCTGGCGACGCGCCGGCCGATAGCCGCACTGACCCGGGTGCAGACCGAAACGTTGACGATGCCGCCCACAAACCGTGAAAAAATCGCCACCGTCGCGTTGTCGGCGGATAGAGTTACAGGCCGCGCGCGTGCTGGGGATGACCCCGGCGGCGTTCCAGAAAATCAAGACCGAGGACGCACAATAATGCCAACCCCGATTACCCCGTCGCAAATCACTGCCCTGATGACCGGCTTTCGCAAGGAGTTTCAGAATGGGCTGGGCATGGCCCCATATCACTACCAGCAGGTGGCGACCACTGTGGCCTCCACGTCAAAATCCAATACCTACG from Sodalis glossinidius str. 'morsitans' includes these protein-coding regions:
- a CDS encoding phage virion morphogenesis protein; the protein is MTREGDMACSVSIDWGDSWARIGANAPQAAIHQWGGKPGMRPGPAAIPARPFMGLDPTGERDILDTLAQRLSKALHP
- a CDS encoding phage protease, encoding MNEAAFNRMVARVVALNQPVKIDYNHQTLFKPEAAPAAGFVPATPASFRWDDKTGVWVKPDWNPPALERLKNNKFPYFSPVMGYDGHAPSGRSERRRYLPGVNCSPFLP